Proteins found in one Deltaproteobacteria bacterium genomic segment:
- a CDS encoding transposase, which produces MGKASKRQFSNEYKQEAVKLVIEGGAKASEVARDLGI; this is translated from the coding sequence ATCTAAACGGCAATTTAGTAATGAATACAAGCAGGAAGCTGTGAAGCTAGTAATTGAAGGTGGAGCTAAGGCTAGCGAGGTGGCTCGGGATTTGGGCATT